Proteins encoded by one window of bacterium:
- the gatC gene encoding Asp-tRNA(Asn)/Glu-tRNA(Gln) amidotransferase subunit GatC translates to MTLSTTDVHHLAKLARIDLTDAEVEQFAGQLSTILDYVSQLQEVDVDVQREAVANISGLENVMREDELHGCTPEERERILDQFPLREGDLLKTLGALGK, encoded by the coding sequence ATGACACTGAGCACCACGGATGTCCACCACCTCGCGAAGCTCGCGCGGATTGACCTCACGGATGCGGAGGTTGAGCAGTTTGCTGGACAACTGTCTACGATCCTCGACTACGTCTCCCAGCTCCAGGAGGTGGACGTTGATGTCCAACGAGAAGCGGTTGCGAACATCTCCGGACTCGAGAACGTCATGCGCGAGGACGAGCTCCACGGTTGTACGCCGGAGGAGCGTGAGCGCATCCTCGACCAGTTCCCGCTGCGGGAGGGGGATCTCCTGAAGACGCTCGGCGCGCTCGGGAAGTGA